A genomic region of Peromyscus eremicus chromosome 19, PerEre_H2_v1, whole genome shotgun sequence contains the following coding sequences:
- the Socs6 gene encoding suppressor of cytokine signaling 6, translating to MKKISLKTFRKSFNLSKSKDETEFMVVQPQSLAGDFVKDDSLFGSCYGKDMASCDIGSEEEKGKNRSKSESLMGTLKRRLSAKQKGKGKGGTAPTDEDTFSSASAPGGLKDVRAPRPIRSTSLRSHHYSPTPWPLRPTSSEETCIKMEMRVKALVHAASPGPVNGVRKELRELQPKELRDLQPRELRDLQPEPRPESRCSPGSPGDLRLHLEEHVPVVIGLMSQDYLQYTVPLEDGMCPLEGPRNCCLDTSSPMEVSAVLPGASAFSEDDSQVDQDLVVAPEILVDSSVNNLLIGTTGVMLQNPRAGHDDAPPLSPLLPPMQNNPIQRNFSGLSGPDMHMAESVRCHLNFDPNSAPGVSRVYDSVQSSGPMVVTSLTEELKKLAKQGWYWGPITRWEAEGKLANVPDGSFLVRDSSDDRYLLSLSFRSHGKTLHTRIEHSNGRFSFYEQPDVEGHTSIVDLIEHSIRDSENGAFCYSRSRLPGSATYPVRLTNPVSRFMQVRSLQYLCRFVIRQYTRIDLIQKLPLPNKMKDYLQEKHY from the coding sequence atgaagaaaattagTTTGAAAACCTTCCGGAAATCTTTCAACCTGAGTAAAAGCAAAGACGAAACCGAGTTCATGGTGGTTCAGCCCCAGTCCCTCGCTGGCGACTTCGTGAAAGATGACTCCTTATTCGGGAGCTGCTATGGCAAGGACATGGCCAGCTGTGACATTGGcagtgaggaggagaaagggaagaacaggTCCAAAAGCGAAAGCCTGATGGGCACCTTGAAGAGGCGATTGTCCGCCAAGCAGAAGGGCAAGGGCAAGGGCGGGACTGCACCCACAGATGAGGACACCTTCTCCTCGGCTTCAGCGCCCGGGGGCCTCAAGGACGTGCGTGCCCCACGGCCCATCCGTTCTACATCATTGCGCAGCCACCACTACAGCCCCACACCCTGGCCGCTGAGGCCCACCAGCTCGGAGGAGACATGCATCAAGATGGAGATGCGGGTGAAGGCCCTGGTGCATGCTGCCAGCCCAGGCCCTGTCAACGGTGTGCGCAAGGAGCTGCGGGAGCTGCAACCCAAGGAGCTGCGGGACCTGCAGCCCAGGGAGCTAAGGGACCTGCAGCCAGAGCCACGCCCTGAGTCCCGCTGCAGCCCTGGTTCACCCGGGGACCTGCGCCTCCATCTGGAGGAACACGTGCCTGTAGTTATCGGACTCATGTCTCAGGACTACCTTCAGTACACCGTGCCTTTAGAAGACGGGATGTGCCCTCTAGAAGGGCCGCGCAACTGCTGCCTGGACACGTCCTCGCCCATGGAGGTGTCGGCCGTGCTGCCAGGGGCCAGCGCCTTCTCTGAAGACGACAGTCAGGTGGACCAGGACCTGGTTGTAGCCCCGGAGATCCTTGTGGATTCTTCGGTGAACAACTTGTTGATTGGCACCACAGGAGTCATGTTGCAGAACCCTAGAGCAGGTCATGACGAtgcccctcccctctcaccattgCTACCTCCAATGCAGAATAACCCAATCCAAAGGAACTTCAGCGGCCTCTCAGGCCCGGACATGCACATGGCCGAAAGCGTGCGCTGTCATTTGAATTTCGATCCCAACTCTGCACCTGGGGTTTCAAGAGTTTATGACTCGGTGCAGAGCAGTGGGCCCATGGTTGTGACAAGTCTTACGGAGGAGCTGAAGAAGCTTGCAAAACAGGGGTGGTATTGGGGTCCTATCACacgctgggaggcagaggggaagcTGGCAAACGTGCCTGATGGTTCTTTTCTTGTTCGGGATAGTTCCGATGACCGCTACCTTTTAAGCCTGAGCTTTCGTTCCCATGGTAAAACACTTCACACTAGAATTGAGCACTCAAATGGTAGGTTCAGCTTTTACGAACAGCCAGACGTAGAAGGGCATACATCTATAGTTGACTTAATTGAGCATTCAATCAGGGACTCTGAAAACGGAGCATTTTGTTATTCACGGTCACGGTTGCCTGGATCTGCGACTTACCCGGTCAGACTGACTAACCCAGTGTCCCGGTTCATGCAGGTGCGCTCTCTGCAGTACCTGTGCCGCTTCGTCATACGTCAGTACACCAGAATAGACCTGATTCAGAAACTGCCTCTGCCAAACAAGATGAAGGATTATTTGCAGGAGAAGCACTACTGA